From the Wolbachia endosymbiont (group B) of Protocalliphora azurea genome, one window contains:
- a CDS encoding type II toxin-antitoxin system RelE/ParE family toxin → MKKLHNNQLPKLEEAIKQIQGNPYIGELKSGDLAGVRVYKFSIFNQLTLLAYIHNEQNNILTLLAFAPHENFYRDLKKQV, encoded by the coding sequence ATGAAGAAGCTGCACAATAATCAACTACCCAAACTTGAAGAAGCCATCAAACAAATTCAAGGTAACCCATATATTGGAGAGCTAAAGTCAGGCGATCTTGCAGGTGTTCGCGTGTATAAATTCTCTATTTTTAATCAACTGACATTATTAGCCTATATTCACAACGAACAAAATAACATATTAACACTTCTTGCATTTGCTCCACACGAAAATTTTTATAGAGATTTGAAAAAACAAGTGTAG
- a CDS encoding DUF6290 family protein — MADSSINISEKVLKNLTRLAKVKNQSAQELAEQFIQEAIENEEDMAIAKLAIQRDTRNAKFIRHEDINW; from the coding sequence ATGGCTGATTCAAGTATTAACATTAGTGAAAAAGTTTTAAAAAACCTTACTCGTTTAGCTAAAGTAAAGAATCAATCAGCTCAAGAGCTAGCAGAGCAGTTTATACAAGAAGCAATTGAAAATGAAGAAGATATGGCAATAGCCAAACTTGCTATTCAACGTGACACTCGAAATGCAAAATTCATCAGGCATGAAGACATCAACTGGTGA
- a CDS encoding porin, with amino-acid sequence MKKSIYTRTALASLLTLCSFSGFAADFSDESMKEVKKQESNESIKTSGKMEVMKTSNKKLKEKMDRICNADPRKKAEELKKKEELRLAAEQKKKEELKLAAEQKKKKEELKLVAKQKKKDEIRLAKEKKAKLIEDSKAKALSTKNSNVEKSKIKGSKTKNAKIEAKDIKKDVKVVNSNTEEKGKASPVVSVGGVDIINTNQGDGLRITFGGVVDSQGYGNHGLSGYNHYNVMPGKSTDYFNNTPDSIKGANPIFPKGIGNIGDYSENMGMISDAILHLRAENKNEDIGLRYGADVQFHVPVTEGKGASQGVNAARGRSAHVFLNSKYGDLKLGYQFGPESLMRLDATRIATVDGAADSDWFRKVNLEGSAANFPFYVTPRLYTESFSSESEKLSFRMAGKYNKEVMTTLPFRAAYYSPNYMGARFGISYSPRYDSGLSVVKEIAPDFLKDSSNKVTGVKNEETLRHVGPDYQHIISAGASYEYDFSKHNVKVKTSVVGEYGFSKQPSKDKHLYNEFIEYNNLAGINLGASADYKIDEDQSVKFAASFAYLGKSGQPKSIKELDLASKEYKETTDIARKNGLKQFNDNNTMYWTAGAGYQYDNIYTSVTYFGSRMSDKDMLHDVALGVQYDLSSCNKSKFVPYAALHYFTTDEKGALEDKNKDKIPSNKGVLLLTGVKFSF; translated from the coding sequence ATGAAAAAATCTATTTATACTAGAACTGCTCTAGCTTCTCTATTGACTTTATGTTCTTTCAGTGGCTTTGCTGCTGACTTTTCTGACGAGAGTATGAAGGAAGTAAAAAAGCAAGAGAGTAACGAGTCAATCAAAACTTCTGGAAAGATGGAAGTGATGAAGACGTCAAATAAGAAACTAAAAGAAAAAATGGACAGGATATGTAATGCTGATCCAAGAAAAAAAGCCGAGGAGCTTAAGAAAAAAGAAGAACTAAGATTAGCAGCTGAGCAGAAGAAAAAAGAGGAGTTAAAATTAGCAGCTGAACAAAAGAAGAAAAAAGAAGAGTTAAAATTAGTAGCAAAACAAAAGAAAAAAGATGAAATTAGGCTAGCAAAAGAGAAAAAAGCAAAGCTTATAGAGGATTCAAAGGCGAAAGCTCTAAGCACTAAAAATTCTAATGTAGAAAAGTCAAAAATTAAGGGTTCTAAAACTAAGAATGCTAAAATTGAAGCTAAAGATATAAAAAAGGATGTAAAAGTTGTTAACAGCAATACAGAGGAAAAAGGTAAGGCAAGTCCTGTTGTTTCAGTTGGTGGGGTTGATATTATCAATACCAATCAAGGGGATGGTTTAAGAATAACTTTCGGTGGCGTTGTTGATTCTCAAGGTTATGGTAACCATGGGCTAAGTGGCTATAACCATTATAATGTTATGCCAGGTAAATCTACAGATTATTTTAACAATACTCCAGATAGTATAAAAGGAGCAAATCCAATATTTCCTAAAGGGATAGGGAATATTGGTGATTACAGTGAAAACATGGGCATGATTTCAGATGCAATATTGCACTTAAGAGCTGAAAATAAAAATGAGGATATTGGTCTTCGTTATGGTGCCGATGTACAATTCCATGTTCCAGTTACTGAAGGTAAAGGAGCTTCACAAGGCGTGAATGCTGCAAGAGGTAGAAGTGCACATGTGTTTTTGAATTCAAAATATGGTGATCTGAAACTTGGTTATCAGTTTGGTCCTGAGTCTCTGATGAGACTTGATGCAACAAGAATTGCAACTGTTGATGGAGCTGCAGATAGTGACTGGTTCAGAAAAGTAAACTTAGAAGGAAGTGCTGCAAACTTCCCATTTTACGTAACACCACGTCTTTACACTGAAAGCTTCTCGAGCGAGAGCGAAAAACTCTCCTTCCGTATGGCAGGAAAATACAACAAAGAGGTTATGACCACATTGCCGTTTAGAGCTGCTTACTACTCACCAAATTATATGGGTGCAAGATTTGGTATTAGCTACTCACCTCGCTACGATAGTGGTTTATCCGTTGTAAAAGAAATAGCTCCAGATTTCCTCAAAGATTCAAGTAATAAGGTAACAGGGGTAAAGAATGAGGAAACGTTAAGACATGTTGGACCAGATTACCAGCATATAATAAGCGCTGGTGCATCATATGAATATGACTTTAGTAAACATAATGTAAAAGTTAAAACTTCCGTAGTTGGTGAATATGGGTTTTCAAAGCAACCGAGTAAAGATAAGCACCTTTATAACGAGTTCATAGAATACAATAATCTGGCAGGCATTAATTTGGGTGCAAGCGCTGATTATAAGATTGATGAAGATCAAAGTGTAAAATTCGCTGCTTCTTTTGCATATTTAGGCAAATCTGGTCAACCTAAGAGTATCAAGGAACTCGACCTTGCTTCAAAAGAATATAAAGAGACTACTGATATTGCTAGAAAAAATGGCTTAAAGCAATTTAATGATAACAATACCATGTATTGGACTGCAGGTGCTGGTTATCAATATGATAACATCTACACAAGCGTGACATACTTTGGTAGCAGAATGAGTGATAAAGATATGCTTCATGATGTTGCACTTGGTGTTCAGTATGATCTATCTTCTTGCAATAAAAGCAAATTTGTTCCTTATGCAGCTCTTCACTACTTTACAACTGATGAAAAAGGTGCACTGGAAGATAAAAATAAGGATAAGATACCTTCTAACAAAGGAGTTCTTCTCCTCACTGGTGTGAAGTTTTCTTTCTAG
- a CDS encoding DUF2163 domain-containing protein: MQTKLKNHLAGELLTIATCWKLTLVSGEVMGFTDYDEDLNLNNVFYKSSSGFIASSIILNSDLRTDNLEIEGVLNSADIKEKDVLSGRYDFANIEIFLVNYKDLSQGIMNLHAGTFGKVTLNSGRFIAEIRGLATKLERSITELYSPVCRAQFCDDRCKADAKKFSRMSTITKVIDERRFEDTNLIESDGYYKHGVFSSATFEVVVKEYKNKVVTLFASPPYQISTGDKYSILAGCDKAFLTCKNKFNNTVNFRGEPYIPVV; encoded by the coding sequence ATGCAAACCAAATTAAAAAACCATTTAGCTGGAGAATTACTTACCATCGCTACTTGCTGGAAATTAACACTTGTAAGTGGAGAAGTAATGGGATTTACTGACTATGATGAAGATTTAAATCTCAATAATGTATTCTATAAATCTTCAAGCGGTTTTATAGCCAGCAGTATAATATTAAATAGCGATTTGAGAACTGATAATTTAGAAATTGAAGGAGTATTAAATAGTGCTGATATTAAAGAAAAAGATGTTTTATCAGGAAGGTATGACTTTGCAAATATTGAAATATTTCTTGTGAATTATAAAGATTTGAGTCAGGGAATTATGAATTTGCATGCAGGAACTTTTGGTAAAGTAACATTAAATAGTGGGAGGTTTATCGCTGAAATTAGAGGTCTTGCGACAAAGCTTGAGAGAAGCATAACAGAGCTATATTCTCCTGTATGCAGGGCACAATTTTGCGATGATAGATGTAAAGCTGATGCTAAAAAGTTTAGTAGAATGAGCACAATTACTAAAGTGATAGATGAAAGAAGATTTGAAGACACTAATTTAATCGAAAGCGATGGATATTATAAGCACGGAGTGTTTAGTTCAGCAACATTTGAAGTTGTAGTTAAAGAATACAAAAATAAAGTAGTTACATTATTTGCTTCTCCTCCATATCAAATTTCTACCGGAGATAAATATTCGATACTTGCAGGTTGTGATAAAGCGTTTTTAACGTGCAAAAACAAGTTTAACAATACTGTGAATTTCCGTGGCGAACCATATATACCAGTTGTTTAG
- a CDS encoding ParD-like family protein: protein MSITVNLDGEFEKIVQSHSILQNRSVPQQIEHWAKIGQIVEDNPELSYNIIKEILSGIEDIKSGNVEEYKSTKF, encoded by the coding sequence ATGAGTATAACAGTAAATCTTGATGGGGAGTTCGAGAAAATAGTGCAGTCTCATTCCATATTGCAAAATCGTTCTGTACCGCAACAAATCGAGCATTGGGCTAAGATTGGTCAGATTGTTGAAGATAACCCTGAGCTCAGCTATAACATCATCAAAGAAATCCTTTCAGGCATTGAGGATATCAAGTCAGGTAATGTTGAGGAGTATAAGTCCACAAAATTTTGA